The following nucleotide sequence is from Acyrthosiphon pisum isolate AL4f chromosome A2, pea_aphid_22Mar2018_4r6ur, whole genome shotgun sequence.
tacctacctaattaaaataaaatattgttcaaagattaattatgtacaaaccaaaaaaccaaaatgttattattgctcgttaataattgttatcaataagtagtattataatttatgacataatattataataatctttataaaatatgttcaactattttatttaaaaatcctgAGTGTTTAGTTtagatatcattaaaaataaactttaaaagcaAGCtactaatagaaaatatattttaaggccGCTAATAAAAGCATGACATGTTAAACACCTTAGTGAAACTGCGTCAGCTGTAAGCCGCTGTCAAATTCCCGTTGATTCGTTTTTTCCGTGACAAATAATTCTGCAagactatttagtatttattgatttgaatttgattagaaacgtatgttataaatataattgttttataatgaaacattgttattattggtCATtggatattgtattttaaaagatttttatgttatcagtaacaaaaatatttctatttagatacacatatagtataatagtatatattacattagGTGTAGATTACTCCAGTCTCTACATCCCGTTTTGATATCATACTATAGGCCTATGAATTTGGAATGTAAATAAGCGTTGAACTGTAGATATGCATATATAATTGAAACCATAAAAATCTAtatgttgaataatttatatttaaacacccACATCAAACATTATACTATtgaatagatttaaattttaaattatctaaataaacatttatcggTTGTAATACTATTGTAATCAAATATGATGTAAGTAACTAACAAAATCGttaattttattgcaaatttcACTTACACAGTTACACCCAAAATTATCAGCTtttgattaggtaggtacctacgttaaagaaaactgtattatattatatttactattaattctATTGTTATTTAACAAAACACAATTTGTATATAGTTTGTAACGACCATacttatttagatattattataatataaaattataatattttagtatctcGTTATTCTAAGACATTATATCGccttttaaatagtatataggCAACAAAAACTGCATCTTATCACTTATGATGTGTGTATAAAATTTtgatagtacctaataattagtacctacctactaaatactaattattatgaattacctagtaaataaagaaataaaataatcattgacGCAACTAGAGGGATGCAAAGGGGTATTTAGCACCCCTTGTTTTTTTAGGTGTTCTACgcctagatattattattatagtaaaatactatcagttttatgtttttaaataataaaatatttaccgaacaaatatttgaacaattttggtcataagtcataagttataactataatctataacTTATCACTCaagtctttattttattaagatttaagatacACATTGCGGAGAAATGGATTCCGGTCGAGCAATTTTTAGCAAACGGGTCACACCAAAAAACACTTTATAGATATACACTGTAGTGGACTAAACCCTGTAAGGCACTAAAACCCGGGAGTCTTCGTGTAGTGGACTGTGTATGACTATTTACTGGTAAGCACCTGaaccccctggctacgccactgtataaGATTATATGATTTTAGTAGTAGGGGAGATGTGCCTTGTCCATGTGGCCATGTGGGGGACACTGTGaggcatttataatattatagcacccCATGTTATAGAGGTATAGTTCACCCAGTGGCATAGCCTGGAATTTTATATGAGGCGCCGGGGGAGGGGGCCtaggtataaaaatacaatatgtcttttatttacactttttaatttttattaatcttgataaaattctaaggtCAACATGGTCAATGTGGGGAGGGCTTAGCTCCCTTACTCCTTAGTcacccccctggctacgccactatTTGCACCTACGAATTAGAGCAATGCCAGAGATACAATACCGTGAGATGTGACCTAGCTAGccattaattttgtaattattatttgttactacaaaataataaaatataataatattataagaataatattacaatttgtaacACGTATTAATTGTGTtcctgaataatattaataaactaactaaacttttaaaacatttaattacagTTATAAACCAAAAGATCTTCGCCAACGACCATACCACGTTGAATACACCAGTTCTCGTCCGATCACTGAAGTTAAGCAACGTCGGGCGTACTTAGAACTTGGATGAGTGACCGCTCGGGAACACATTGTGCTGTTGGCATTTcttatacatgtatttttctTATACTTCGTAATTTTTGTTAGTAAACGAGACTTTTTGatgattcttttttaaaaatatgttttttacatGCTTAATTAATGGTACTTTCAAAAAGtcggtaacattttttttaaaacttatggtcaaaaattcaaaattttcaagtttaaaaacaaaaaaagatcataaaaataacatttttgaatttttttgtcaatGTGAGTTTTTTATCCCCCAATTTTTATGGAATCAGAAATTACTTATcgtatttactttttatgttattattaatacagtaataatatgaaaaattataaatatttaatggagTTGATTTCcgtaataaagattattattaaaaaactcgATGGGGTGACGGGTTAAAActcttaaagtttaaacaaattcTGACGTTCGaccgacaaattctgattgcaccattgTTCTTAACTCGTCGAAATACATAGGTTCCGAAAAACATTCCCAAAACTACTTAAAACCATTTTACTGCATTTATTTAAGAGATGTAACCAAGGACACAATATgtaaactgtttttatattttataaaataacgaaatacacactcaactatatttaatatcaaaatgtcCTCTGTGACTGATACCGCAAAAGTAATAATTCTCGTATTTTATTGCTTACACCATTTgcattcttaaaaatgtaaggaataaaaaacaattttatttcagaTCGTAAGAGCCGAAGTTGAGGACCCAAAACAAAGTACGTCGGAACGCCCCGGAGACATTTTAATTGGTGGGTGTCAATACAGTAAGACGGATAAACTAAAGCcagaattattttcaaaaaacctaCCTAGAACAAAACTTGCTGGGGTGAAATCAAACTTATACAATCCAGTTCAAAGTACATTTCGAAGACGTGACATTGAAAACGTACAAGGAAAACTCAGTGATGAACTTTCGGGAAATACATTACCACCAGGATTGggtataaatgatatatttataagataaatattgtttaaattaaataaattataaaggacCTATTCGCCCTATTCAAATTCAGTAAgacaaacatattaaattatcagaACATTTAATTATGCATACAACACACTTTGAGCGGAATTCActtaatttaaatgcatttaaatttaactttttagtcGCATTGCCAAATTATAATGATCACAAGTTTGATCCACCACAGATAGTTTTTCCAGGATATGATATTTTACCCATGCCACTAAATGCAGAATaccaaaataaaactattgatGAATTGTCATTTTTAAGACATAAAGATATGTCTGATTTGTGGAAGAAATTTATAGACAACGTGCCTATGTCCAAAACCAGGATTGCTCATATTCCaaaaaacaagtataataattaaagttatatttaattaaaatttgaacaaaaccaataatataagataaaataagttatttaaaaaaaataaaatgttattgttatctttttttaatacacgTTTTATAGTACATACCTACTGAAAACGTAACttcacatttaaaattataaaccattcagcaatgttattttattatattataaaaaattataaaaatacatttttaaaaaaataaatgactgACAATAAAAGATACCAGCTatctctaatttttaaatgtataatatctattattttattctgatttctgagtataaatttaaaaaaaaattagttacgataatattatgctactgGGCAATAGATAAGATGTTATAGCAATGAGTTATAACTCATACAGTTGTAATCAACTATAGTCgtatacaccatattatattcttcttttttagattctgagtggaacgatggatgtattgattttacaatgatgtgtggttttttttttaatttttaattttttttttattttgttcattagccaaaagtaaaaatttttccaatagttttcaaaagcgccgtgaaaaaacaaaaagaaaaattaaggaaaaacgggaaaatctgttttcgagaaaattgaNNNNNNNNNNNNNNNNNNNNNNNNNNNNNNNNNNNNNNNNNNNNNNNNNNACCcagtatagtattattgttacaatataagtAGTGTGAATAGCATACTATAAGTTGAGTAATCCTAGTAGATTATACTGGTCCCAGGTTTTATGAACAAACACTAAACATTTAACGAATCATTAGTGAGCTTTAAATAATTAGtcccttaaatataatttaatggtcTATAATTGatccattaaattaaatacatttttcattgaaCCCAGCATAGGAATATCATCTAACATTCCAACATATTTTGTTGATGACACAGTAATACAACATATCTCGATTTAAACACAATTcaacattatttacaattttttattatttcttcccATATTTCTTGTATTCAGTGTTGggaagttacttttaaaaagtaattaagttagtTTACTCGTTACTtagagataaatgtaattaagttactttactcgttactcaaataaaattgtagtgaaattactttacttttcaaatagaaaagtaactcattactttctcgtcacaaaaaaaaaaattaatatatttttttttcatatttcttggcaattatcatgca
It contains:
- the LOC100574615 gene encoding uncharacterized protein LOC100574615, with the translated sequence MSSVTDTAKIVRAEVEDPKQSTSERPGDILIGGCQYSKTDKLKPELFSKNLPRTKLAGVKSNLYNPVQSTFRRRDIENVQGKLSDELSGNTLPPGLVALPNYNDHKFDPPQIVFPGYDILPMPLNAEYQNKTIDELSFLRHKDMSDLWKKFIDNVPMSKTRIAHIPKNKDFRFHNYVVKYMKKD